CTTATCTAAAAAACTAGGCatgggctggggaggcagagataggtggatcatTGTTCCTGAGTCTGACTTACTAGCTGAGGtttaggccaatgagagaccctgcccaaAAACAAAGTGGAGGACTCTTAAAATTGACCTCTGGTCTAAACATatacccacaacacacacacacacacacacacacacacacacacacacacacacacacacacacacacactgtgttcaTGGAAGCCGGAGAACCATTTGTGGGagccagctctctccttccacccacgTAGGTCTAGAGATTAAAtttaggtcatcagacttgacagCAAATACCTTAACTTGCTCAGCCATCTTACCAGCTCACAAGAAAGAAACTTCATgaatactttcctttttttttaatggtttttcaagacagggtttctctgtgtaatagtcttggctgtgctggaactcactttgtagaccaagctggcctaaactcacagggatccacctgcctctgcctccctattgctgggattaaaggtgtgtgccaccactgcccagtttagaGCATTCTTTTTGGCTGAAAATGTCCAATAACAAAGgactaattaaataaaacatacacacaaaagaatgcTCTATAACTTTCAAAAGAGTAAAGTAATGGGCTATGGAGAGAGTTCTAGGCAAACCTGGGCCccacaataaaaaaggaaatgaagcaaCTGTATTATATATTGGATACATTCAGTATATATACCTATGTATAGCAAGTATATAATGAACTTGATGCACTTTATTTAAaaagtggggggggcagggagaaaaTAGTATGACATTCTCCAACTGGTATAGCTATAAATACTTGCACATATTATGCATACGTACATGCTTCCTGTGTACATAGGCTGTTTCTGAAACAATGCCTACAATGGCCACCAGTGGAAGCAAAGttcctgaaagacccccggaggctcaggcccccaggatctcagcccaggactgtggccaccccaatcaccatgcggaggtggaaacttgatgcaaacagcaagaggctttactGCAGTTGTTTCACGAGCtaacccccatgttagctcgatcctttcatccatccaccatggcagatggttaGGAAAGACATGGAGATCTTATAGGgaagcgtaaggggagtgtctaggggcacacacaggctcaggattggtgtgcctccaggcttgctctgtgttgattggtcaactagttgttatggcccataggccctcccagggcggttgctttgctctgcacgtcattgctgtgcacttgtccataaagcacacccagagccataaagcatagcaccaccagctaacttctgattggttccttgccacaaggcaggcatctgacctcctagtgaccaaggcaaggtcagacaagcatgtgctaggctgttatggctcctgaaatggggaactggtcccttcattccctgTCTACttctaggttttaaagacaaaagtcacaAAATTACATCACAGAATTACTTTCAGTAGGtatgggttggtttctgattggttgacatttggcaACAAttagaatttctcaaagtcatattttgacATGAAATACGTGTGTATCAATTATTCTCATTggccagtgctgagagggaacattctgtggtttctatggctttgtcttgttacttgcaggtggcctgttatacatagataccaatagttttcaaaactgtatcctggagactacaggggagattttggtctcccctggagtttcttttgtgggcAAACAGTTACCAGGAACCAATTACccaggaggctggggtggggggaatctggagtttctttgtgtcatGTGCcaagtcagaggcctacatgtcctttctgtagcctgtcatggctactaaagcagggggctgagtgagggtctagTCCCTTTATTTATCTCTAGTATGAATAAGAGTTGAATGGGAACTTAAGGCTTTGTCACAGTTATACAATTTCCCCCCAGTgtaaattattagaagtgaagcctttgagtttagtttacccctttcagttTCATGGgtttatgtgcatcatgtgtatgCCTAGAGCCTGAGAAAGCCGGAAGTCATTGGATTCCCAACTGAACTGGAGTTACGGGCGGTAGTgggctacctgatgtgggtgctaggacctgaacttgggtcctgtgggagagtaatgagccatctctctagccctgcttTTTGGCATCTTGCAACAACCTTGTCTGGTTCATCTCTTCCTCTTATTCTCCTCCTCTGGCTCAGGACACCTCGCTGTTCCTGGAGCAGCCTGAGCATTGTTGATTTAGAGCTAGGTCATCAATGACTGTCAGGAAAGTTTTCCCAGGTGTCTAGAGGATTTACTTTTCACCTTCTGCCTTTGCTCAAATTTTGTCTTCTCAGGGAGGCCTGTACTGACcatctttattaaaatattactcACCCTTAATTCCCAatcctttaatatttttctttcccccCCCACAGTACTCACCACCATCTAACACTATATTATTCCATGTGCTTAGTGACATGTTTATGGTCTGTTTATTGCCAGTGGAATATGAATAAAGAGATCTTTAATTCACTCACTGACGACATCATCATTAATACGGTTAACTTGGCAGGATCTAAGATCACCAAAGAGACAAGCTTCTGGAGATGTGTGATGGCTTATCTAGATTAGATTGAGGGGGGCAATGATAAATGTGGCAGCATCATTCCACAGACAGGGTCCTGGGCTGCATAAAAAGAAGACAGATAGGTCaaccatggtggtgcacacctttaatccaagcacacaggaggcaggggagaagagtccagcttggtctataagttagttctaggacacccaggactacatagtgagaccctgtctcaaacaaaggaagcagcagtggaggaggaggatgaggaggaagaggagaaggaggaggaggaggaggaagaggaggaggagggagggagggaggaggaggaggaggaggaggaggaggaggaggaggagaagaagaagaagaagaagaagaagaagaagaagaagaagaagaagaagaagaagaagaagaagaagaagaagaagaagcagcagcagcaacaacagcttGGTCAGATTCAGCCTTCATCTTTCTCTGTAGATGTAATGTGACCAACCACATCCTGTACCTGTCAtcatacccccccccccatgatgactgtattccctggaactgagtgcaaaacaaacaaaaaacaaaacaaaagagccaaGAGGAAAGTAGCAAATACTTGCTAAATACAGAATGTAACAATTGTTATCTTCAAAGAAGGAAATTGAGGATTGGAGGTAGGAAGGAAACTTACTTTTCgtcttttattgttattgttatcattattattggtttttcaagacagggcttctctgtgtaacagtcttggctgtcctgaaactcactttgtagaccaggctggccttaaactcatagaaatccacctgcctctgcctcctgagtgatgggattaaaggtgtgcaccaccaccacctggctagtttttattatttttaagtgtgtgtgtgtgtgtgtgtgtgtgtgtgtgtgtgtgtgtctgtctgtctgtctgtctgtctgtctgtctgtctgtctgtgtgcatatgcGCAGGTGCCAGATGATGCCAGGGGTGTcagatgctggaattacagatggtggCAAGCTGCCTGGTgtgatgctgggagttgaacttaagtcctttggaagagcagtacatgttcttaatcactaggctctctctccagccccagaaacttACTTTTCAGTACACAGTTTGATATACCAAGTGCTTTTATTAACAGGCAAAAATCTAGTAAAGAATGTTTTAAGCTTGCAGCTGTTAATTTCAGAGCTGTAGTGCTTAAGTATTATTCTATTGAGAGCCTAAACAAGAGTGATTTGGAGCTGTAATCAGACAATTAATATAGTAAGATAGTGACACTAAattgaattgttttaaaaattacaacttgCTCTGTCTGACCTATGTTATAATGAACTCCAAGGAACCATTTGATAAGGGATTTTGGTTGTATTGTATAGCTAGCACTGTTGACATACATGGAATACCAGGCTTGAGGAATCCTTTTATCTAGACTGCTAAGACAAAGACTCTCAGTCCTTTGTAGAAATATCCATAGTTGTTCTAAAGCCATTGAGAGGTCTGTGTGAGTGTCTGGGTGTTTGGGAGGAAGGGGTTTGGGGACACTTGGCCCCTTAGCGGGTAACAGGAGTATTCCCAGGAGCTATTAAAGACTGACTGCTGCCCCTTGTGAACATGGATGATTGGTAGAAGGCTTTCTGGGCCCGGATCAGATTTCGAACCCGCCGCTGCTGCTGGAGCCAGTAGAGCATCTCCACTTTGTCCTGCTTCATCTTGTCTAGATAGCGCCGCCCCTTGAAGGTCACTGGCTCCCCAAAGACTGACTCTATCTTTTTCAGTAAGGTAATCAAAGAAGACTCCATTAGATTGAGCTTCCTTTGGATATAGCTACGGGACTGATTTTCCTCCAGAAATCGACTCAGAATCAAATCAGACTTTTGGAAGAAGCGATTGGGGTCAGAGGCTTGACGTTCAAACCACTCCAGTCTCGCTAGCAACAGCTCCCGCTTCTGAATGGGCTTCAGGACCCGCTCCCAGGCCCTGATTAAGGCTGGTAGCTGCTGCAGGCGTGCCTTGGAGCTGTACTTAATGACCATGTCCAGCCGGCTCTGGACAGGGACTTCCAGTGCGTCCCACAGTCGTTCTAGACGCTGCTGCAGGTTTAGGATGCTGGCTTTCCCAGGTCCTCTATCACTGAAGATAAAACTGTCCTCTAACACTGAGCTCCAATTCCACTCTCCTGGCACAAAGTCTGGTTCTTCATCTTCCAACAGGGGTGGAGGGTGCTGAATCTCCAGGGACCGTTTCACAGGGGCGGGTATCTCCACAGGAACCTCTTCTTCATGAATTTGGAAGATGACATGGAGGAAATCAGTCTCCTGAGTGTCGAGGTACTTTAAGTAGTCTTCCGCAGACAAAGAGGTATTCCACCAGTTCACCCATACACCCTTGTTTGGTCGCTTTTCCCAGCTTTTGCGCATTTGGACGACTGTGGGAGAAGGTTTCTTTTCAGGGAGCAACTGCTGCATGCTTGTTCTTCTGGGGTAAAATCCAACCAGATCTTTATTGATCGGGGTTTGTTTATCTTGGTTTAGAAAAGTTGAAAACAAGTAGTTGGACCAATCTCTATCTGCTGAGGGCTCAACCTGGGGTCCTTCATCAAAAGATAAGTGACTATGAGAGACTCGGGTCATCAATTCCTTGTATATCTCTTTGGTGCTATTGCCAGTGAGAAGATCAGCATCCATTTCTTCGATGGCTTTGCAATCCAGCTCCCCAGTCAGATGGTTGTACAGAACTCCAGCCCCCTCAACATGGAAAGTGTCATAAAAGTATCTGTCTGAGAGTTGCACAGTAGCTACTTGTACCACGACCTGATTTTGTAGCTTGACAGTAATAGTCACTGGCTGTGGGTAAAGTGGAGTGATTCTTGGGGGGTGAAGATACCACTTCCCCAAGGCTTCTTCATCCTGCAGGCTCTTCAGCATTTGGCGCAGGTTCTCTATGTGTTGCTGGGCAGTTAGGTGCCTGGTAAGGACCCCGAGGAGTGGGGGCAGGCCCATGCCCAATTCCATGGGTGGGTAGTGAGCCCACTCCATTCCCATGCTCTTTGTCTTCTGCTTCAGATCCTTAGCCACCATTTCCTCAAACAGCAGTGGTTTTCTCTCTGGAGCCAAGACCAGTGGAGTgaggggatgaggggagagagggggcaggCCCAACTCATCTGCCAGATTCCACCCCTCACGAAGACAGGGCATGGACTGGCCCCTGGGGAGCCTGGGGTAGATTGGGGAAGTGGGGAAGGGGGAAATCTCACTGCCGCCAGGAGAATGGCTAGGCAGTGGTGTCATCGCTGAGGGAGTAACTTcaacttctttttccttcttcgtGCAGGGCACCAAGAGGAGCTGCTTTATACCCTTCAGCTGGGGGATGGATTTTAACTCCTTTACTGGATCAGGTTCCGGCTCACTGGAGAAATCATATGGACGGCTGAGTTGGACAAGGTAGGTCAGGTTTAGGCTAGAGCAAGGCACTTGGTCCAAGCCGGTATTGTGAGGCCAGGGGATTGGACAGAGTTTGAAAGTCCCAGGGGGGCAGGCTGGGGGTCGCAGCTTGGAAATGCTCCCCGGGGTCTGCTCTAAATTCAGCAATGTCTGAAAATCAGCCAGCAGGAAGCGATAAACATCAGGACTGGTGAGGAAAATTGTGCAATCCCTGGCAAGGTTGACTACCAACCGGCTGAGGATGGCTGCTTCAGTGAAGACCTTTCTAGTGGGCGGCAGGATCACCAGCAGGTGCAGGTAGCGTATGAAGAGCTGCTCACTGCAGATCAGCACGTAGGACTCCAGCCTCTTCCGCAGCTTCTGGTTGTTCTCATAGTTCAAAATAGGTTCAGTAGGAGGTTCCTGCCAGCTGCACTTCAGTTCCTCTAGGATAACCCGGGTGAGACGGAGTCGATCCTTGGGAGTCACCCGCGCCGCCCGCCCACTGCCTGCCAGCCGCTTGGACACCAGGCGGCACAGCTGCCCCACTTTTAGCTTCGCCAACGGGATGGATTGCAAAGGCGAGAACTTCTGCGGGGGGCCCTTTGGAGGCTCTGGAGGCGTCGTCACCTTCCGGGGGAAGAGCGACAGTGGACTCAGCAACCGGTGGTAAATCGGACTGAGGTCAGGCTCTTGATTATTTAAATCCATCCTTTCGCCGGCGGCTCCCGCTGAGCCGGCAGAGGACGCCAAATGGTTACTAAGGAAACCAGAGCCAATGGCATCAATACGCCTGCGCAGCCGGTAGCCCCTACTGGGTGGACTGCAGGCCTGGGCATAGCATGCGCACGCGCCAAGGAGGTGGAGCAAAGGGTGGTTCCCGAGGCTCCGCCCACCCCACAAGTCTGAGCAGCCCTGCTCTCTGGACCCTAACTGTTTTGCGGCCCAGGCGGTTGACTACATCCAGGATGGCTTCGGATTCCCGGGACGGTGGGACCATGTGTGCGGTGAGTGAAAGCTTCGCGTGGAGCCTCGCATAGCTCGGCCCTTGGGGTGGTCGTTATCTTGAGAAGCCAGGAAAGAGCAGGCTCCTGGGGAGGGATGAAATCCCGGGGTTAGGATAGGTATGCTTCTTGCATTGTGGGTGTGGGAGGGTGAGACCACCATACTGGAATGCTCATGAGATAATGAAGAAGGAATTTGAACAGAAGTCATATGCGACGTGCGCCCAGCGTCGTCATAGGGAAGGTGGTGACTCAGGATAGTGCCTGACATGTATCCTGGCCCTGCTGCCCTTACAGCTGGAGTTTGCAGTGCAGATGACCTGTCAGAGCTGTGTGGACGCGGTGCACAAGACCCTGAAAGGGGTGGCAGGTAGGAGCAGAATAAACCTTTGTGGGCTCAGCCCAGAGGTTTGTGTTTAGCCGTATTCCCGTTGTACAAATCCAGAAAGACACCTAGAGAACGAAAGGAAACTTCTCAGAGCCACACAGAGGCAGAGCCTAGAGTTCAGGCCTCAAGCTTGCCTTGCCAGAGCACTCTACTAACTCTGCCTGTTCTGAGCTGAGCCTCCGAAGCTCCTCCTATCCGGGCGTTCTGGGGATCACCTGAAGTCATGCTTGGGAAACAGCATGGTTCTGATAAAGCAAACAGCTCCCAATTTAGGAGCTTAAGCCAAGAGGTTTGCAGGTCATATGGCACAACTAGAAGGATGAAAGGCAGAGTCATCTTCAGGACACTGaaaactggcttttttttttttttttaagtctgttaAATGTTCATCTAACCTTTCAGCAAGTATAGATTAGACTGGGGGCTTCCTAGGAAAAACTTTTACCCCTGTGCTCAGGTAGAGTTCATACTTGCTTTGCCAAAAGAGCATTCACAGAGCACTTAATTGGAAAGCCATTGTGGGAATGGAAAGCAAGGAGATTAGAAGCAGAGACACCGGGCTGGGGGCAGTGTGTGCAGTAATGAGACAGATGCACTCTAGAGTTAGGTCTGTTTGCATTCAAATGCCCTCTTTGCTACATACTAACACAATGACTTCAAACTTTCTATGTCTCTGTTTCTGCAGTGTTTGATATTAAATGATATTCATAACTCAGGATTGTCATGAAGAATGAATTAGATGATGTAAGTCTTGAGCATGTAATGAGAGCCCAGTTAATCTCAGGGGCTTATAAAGaggaaaggccagcctggtctccagagcaagtgccaggataggcgccaaagctacacagagaaaccctgtctccaaaaaccaaaataaataaataaataaaaataaagaggaaaggcTTACAGGCAGAGGTGATGAGCTAGGAGGAGACTTctgaactgatttttttcttttcctctttctttctttctctccttcctttctccctccctctctctctctctcgttttttttcgagacagggtttttctgtattgctttggagcctatccaggaacttgctctgtacgctggcctcgaactcacagagatccacctgcctctgcctccccagtgctgggattaaaggcctgtgccaccaacacccagcccttccttcctttttttcaagacaagttctgtatacatagccctggctttcctgaccAAGTTGATCTtcaattcagagatctgcttgcctctgcctccctcgtgctgagatgaaaggtgtgcgacaccacaCTCACCCTGgtactgattttttaatttattactaGTGTATGATGTGTTTGTGGGAGAGGGgttgtgcatgtagaggtcagaggacaactttgtggagttgtttTTCTGCTTCCAGCTGTCAGTCTTGTGCTAAAAATAGTTTACCTGTTGAGCTACTTGGCTGGTCTggggcagattttttttaaaggcttattttttttttaatttgttttgcgtgtgtgtgtgtgtgtgtgtgtgtgtgtgtgtgtgtgtgtgtgtgtgtgtattttgcttgcatgtatgctgaggctagggagatggctgaaCTGGTAAAAGTGATAGCTGCCATCTGTGTGAGATTGCCGGCACCTGTATAACTGCCAGACAGGTGTAGCATcctacctgtagtcccagcactcagaagatagagacaggatcccagggcaagctggctagctagattaGCCAGAtcagtgatctctgagttcaattgACAGAACCTGCCTCAACATAAAAGATAGAGAGCAGTTGCCGGGCTTTCTTggcgta
The DNA window shown above is from Cricetulus griseus strain 17A/GY chromosome 3, alternate assembly CriGri-PICRH-1.0, whole genome shotgun sequence and carries:
- the Ccdc87 gene encoding coiled-coil domain-containing protein 87, whose translation is MDLNNQEPDLSPIYHRLLSPLSLFPRKVTTPPEPPKGPPQKFSPLQSIPLAKLKVGQLCRLVSKRLAGSGRAARVTPKDRLRLTRVILEELKCSWQEPPTEPILNYENNQKLRKRLESYVLICSEQLFIRYLHLLVILPPTRKVFTEAAILSRLVVNLARDCTIFLTSPDVYRFLLADFQTLLNLEQTPGSISKLRPPACPPGTFKLCPIPWPHNTGLDQVPCSSLNLTYLVQLSRPYDFSSEPEPDPVKELKSIPQLKGIKQLLLVPCTKKEKEVEVTPSAMTPLPSHSPGGSEISPFPTSPIYPRLPRGQSMPCLREGWNLADELGLPPLSPHPLTPLVLAPERKPLLFEEMVAKDLKQKTKSMGMEWAHYPPMELGMGLPPLLGVLTRHLTAQQHIENLRQMLKSLQDEEALGKWYLHPPRITPLYPQPVTITVKLQNQVVVQVATVQLSDRYFYDTFHVEGAGVLYNHLTGELDCKAIEEMDADLLTGNSTKEIYKELMTRVSHSHLSFDEGPQVEPSADRDWSNYLFSTFLNQDKQTPINKDLVGFYPRRTSMQQLLPEKKPSPTVVQMRKSWEKRPNKGVWVNWWNTSLSAEDYLKYLDTQETDFLHVIFQIHEEEVPVEIPAPVKRSLEIQHPPPLLEDEEPDFVPGEWNWSSVLEDSFIFSDRGPGKASILNLQQRLERLWDALEVPVQSRLDMVIKYSSKARLQQLPALIRAWERVLKPIQKRELLLARLEWFERQASDPNRFFQKSDLILSRFLEENQSRSYIQRKLNLMESSLITLLKKIESVFGEPVTFKGRRYLDKMKQDKVEMLYWLQQQRRVRNLIRAQKAFYQSSMFTRGSSQSLIAPGNTPVTR